A region of Lycium barbarum isolate Lr01 chromosome 3, ASM1917538v2, whole genome shotgun sequence DNA encodes the following proteins:
- the LOC132631960 gene encoding uncharacterized protein LOC132631960 isoform X1: protein MDPSNSLDDKSESRLYVGNLDLRISEATLIKMFSSFGKIVAEDFLWHTRGPKRGEPRGYAFVQFSTKEEAVLAKEKMHGRLVCGRPLVVRLASEKYLMEGAESYSFAAGGETSKSNFVAGSSAQMSKSAKIAAIKNKLKAMEEGSQNSKRQKNG, encoded by the exons ATG GATCCAAGTAATTCTTTGGATGATAAGTCTGAAAGCAGACTTTATGTTGGAAACCTTGATCTTAGAATATCAGA GGCTACTTTGAttaagatgttttcttcctttgGGAAGATTGTAGCTGAAGACTTCCTATGGCACACTCGTGGCCCTAAGCGTGGGGAGCCACGTGGTTATGCTTTTGTCCAGTTTAGCACTAAAGAG GAAGCTGTATTGGCCAAGGAGAAGATGCATGGAAGATTGGTCTGTGGTCGACCTTTGGTTGTTAGGCTTGCCAGTGAGAAATATTTGATGGAAGGGGCTGAAAGTTATTCTTTCGCAGCTGGTGGGGAGACGAGCAAATCAAACTTTGTTGCTGGCTCCTCGGCTCAAATGAGCAAGAGTGCCAAAATAGCTGCAATTAAGAACAAATTGAAGGCCATGGAAGAAGGGAGCCAGAACTCAAAGAGACAAAAAAATGGCTGA
- the LOC132631960 gene encoding uncharacterized protein LOC132631960 isoform X2: MQEAVLAKEKMHGRLVCGRPLVVRLASEKYLMEGAESYSFAAGGETSKSNFVAGSSAQMSKSAKIAAIKNKLKAMEEGSQNSKRQKNG; encoded by the coding sequence ATGCAGGAAGCTGTATTGGCCAAGGAGAAGATGCATGGAAGATTGGTCTGTGGTCGACCTTTGGTTGTTAGGCTTGCCAGTGAGAAATATTTGATGGAAGGGGCTGAAAGTTATTCTTTCGCAGCTGGTGGGGAGACGAGCAAATCAAACTTTGTTGCTGGCTCCTCGGCTCAAATGAGCAAGAGTGCCAAAATAGCTGCAATTAAGAACAAATTGAAGGCCATGGAAGAAGGGAGCCAGAACTCAAAGAGACAAAAAAATGGCTGA